In the genome of Rhodamnia argentea isolate NSW1041297 chromosome 3, ASM2092103v1, whole genome shotgun sequence, one region contains:
- the LOC115748037 gene encoding uncharacterized protein LOC115748037 has translation MGNCLFGGFGEANQELVKVVAPNGGVLEFYAPIAVRSIAEEFPGHGVFCAHGLFWIPLPLHEELVVGESYYLLPYGDGEGSNSRRGHKLLLGNEVVREGHVRSNSIPTSLVAPYRMSLDNQGMLRRSYTEVFFRDSGKSNDGFWKVKLVICPEQLLEILSQECRTQELIESVRAVVKCGNGPASGGFSDQWSLPSSAGGSGSSKTEGLLDI, from the coding sequence ATGGGGAATTGCCTCTTTGGAGGCTTCGGAGAGGCTAATCAAGAGCTCGTCAAGGTGGTGGCGCCCAACGGCGGGGTCTTGGAGTTTTATGCCCCGATCGCCGTCCGATCCATCGCCGAAGAGTTCCCGGGCCACGGTGTCTTCTGTGCGCACGGCCTCTTCTGGATTCCGCTCCCTCTCCACGAGGAGCTGGTGGTTGGCGAGTCCTACTACTTGCTCCCCTACGGCGATGGCGAAGGTAGCAATTCGCGCCGAGGTCACAAATTGTTGCTAGGTAATGAGGTCGTGAGAGAAGGCCATGTCAGGTCCAATAGCATACCGACGTCACTGGTCGCGCCGTACCGGATGTCGCTCGATAACCAAGGCATGTTGAGGAGGTCGTACACCGAGGTCTTCTTTAGGGATAGCGGCAAGAGCAACGATGGGTTTTGGAAGGTGAAGCTTGTGATTTGTCCGGAGCAGTTGCTCGAGATATTATCGCAAGAGTGCCGGACGCAGGAGCTGATCGAGAGCGTTAGAGCCGTGGTAAAGTGCGGGAACGGCCCGGCATCCGGCGGGTTTTCCGACCAGTGGAGCCTCCCAAGCAGTGCCGGTGGGAGTGGCTCCTCTAAGACTGAAGGCCTGTTGGATATCTAG